A window from Podospora bellae-mahoneyi strain CBS 112042 chromosome 1 map unlocalized CBS112042p_1, whole genome shotgun sequence encodes these proteins:
- the RPS4 gene encoding 40S ribosomal protein S4 (EggNog:ENOG503NTXF; COG:J) codes for MGRGPKKHQKRLSAPSHWLLDKLSGVYAPRPSAGPHKLRDCMPLIVFVRNRLKYALNFRETRAILMQRLVKVDGKVRTDMTYPAGFMDVISIEKTGENFRLVYDTKGRFTVHRIGDEESKYKLGKVKRVQLGRGGVPFLVTHDARTIRYPDPLIKVNDTVKINLETGKIEDFIKFDTGAIAMVTGGRNMGRVGVITHRERHDGGFNIVHLKDAIDNSFATRETNVFVIGQDKPWISLPKGKGVKLTIAEERDRKRALGN; via the exons ATGGGTAGAGGACC AAAGAAGCACCAGAAGCGCCTTAGCGCCCCCAGCCACTGGCTCCTGGACAAGCTGTCCGGTGTCTATGCCCCTCGCCCATCCGCTGGTCCTCACAAGCTCCGCGACTGCATGCCCTTGATTGTCTTCGTCCGCAACAGACTCAAGTATGCGCTCAACTTCCGCGAGACCCGCGCCATCCTCATGCAGCGCCTGGTCAAGGTTGACGGCAAGGTCCGCACCGACATGACCTACCCCGCCGGCTTCATGGACGTCATCAGCATCGAGAAGACTGGCGAGAACTTCCGTCTCGTCTACGACACCAAGGGTCGCTTCACCGTCCACCGCATCGGTGACGAGGAGTCCAAGTACAAGCTTGGCAAGGTCAAGCGTGTTCAGctcggccgtggtggtgtccCATTCTTGGTTACGCATGATGCGAGAAC CATCCGCTACCCCGACCCCTTGATCAAGGTCAACGACACCGTCAAGATCAACCTTGAGACTGGCAAGATCGAGGACTTTATCAAGTTCGACACTGGTGCCATCGCCATGGTTACCGGCGGTCGTAACATGGGTCGTGTTGGTGTCATCACCCACCGCGAACGTCACGATGGTGGTTTCAACATTGTCCACCTCAAGGATGCTATTGACAACTCGTTCGCCACCCGTGAGACCAACGTTTTCGTCATTGGCCAAGACAAGCCCTGGATCTCCCTGCCCAAGGGCAAGGGTGTCAAACTCACCATTGCTGAGGAGCGTGACCGCAAGCGCGCCCTTGGCAACTAA
- a CDS encoding uncharacterized protein (EggNog:ENOG503Q4P5; COG:K) produces the protein MATIEPRLIHLLNNSQIPDLPPIQSLPLDGSVEQSQSLSLPPLESDVSQRGDRNGPNQILPISTVSNNNTQLPGIGSLTEDPSSLDNPNQLTALARPLHFLLGEPEPAALSPFSLRRIVDDVQEAQDDGSYKKRHRALTTKDDFVQLPQPLKKQKSAQLVQRGVVPPIIAGLHHPPPNAAVFPPITSNPYHHGEPPNMGLFGGVEERSLPLHLQQHRAQPLPQPLPQPQPQTPSELAKLIELRAKRRAIKPRKKWTDEETNNLLLGVSKHGVGKWTNILEDSEFKFNGRSAGDLKDRFRTCCPDELRGQLVKKRSKNGNAPTPTSEPNPPSDTSRPKNGLHLDDILSGERPGVVAAEPDQQSSSAQPDSDPPPKIRKSRAHRKKMEDLVELGICGPFKKSHRRERRPFTDEDDRQILHGLEQYGPSWTKIQRDTNYNFSSRQPTDLRDRVRNKYPDVYNQIEKGTLQIADASRRNNLLEPSVNTTIEKSLASASTNPLEPQLNRSGSKEEMARWTTASSYYESTDSLPGLTGVFDMNNETGGSGINIGRLLLDDPQAVGDQMRHDGTSSSASPAADPRIPQNRSAGYEVGC, from the exons ATGGCCACGATCGAGCCAAGGTTAAtacacctcctcaacaactcaCAAATCCCCGATCTTCCTCCGATCCAAAGCCTGCCCCTGGATGGCTCGGTCGAACAGTCGCAATCACTGTCGTTGCCCCCGCTCGAATCAGATGTTAGCCAGCGAGGCGATCGCAATGGTCCAAACCAGATACTGCCGATTTCGACCGTCAGTAACAACAACACGCAACTGCCAGGGATCGGCTCGTTGACCGAAGACCCTTCCTCTCTCGACAATCCAAATCAACTGACGGCATTGGCCCGCCCCCTTCATTTCCTTCTTGGCGAACCGGAGCCGGCTgccctttcccccttttcacTGCGCAGGATCGTCGACGATGTTCAAGAGGCTCAGGATGATGGCTCTTACAAGAAGAGGCATCGCGCACTTACAACCAAGGACGACTTTGTCCAACTACCCCAGCCCCTGAAAAAGCAGAAATCAGCACAACTTGTTCAACGGGGCGTAGTGCCTCCCATCATTGCCGgtctccatcaccccccaccaaatGCCGCTGTCTTCCCACCGATCACTTCGAACCCTTATCATCATGGCGAACCGCCAAACATGGGCCTCTTCGGCGGCGTTGAAGAAAGATCTCTTCCTTTACACCTTCAGCAACACCGCGCCCAACCGCTACCCCAACCGCTACCCCAA ccgcagccgcaaaCTCCCTCGGAACTAGCCAAGCTCATTGAACTGAGGGCGAAGAGGCGGGCGATAAAACCGAGGAAAAAGTGGACGGATGAAGAGACGAATAATCTTCTGCTTGGCGTGAGCAAGCACGGCGTCGGGAAGTGGACAAATATCTTGGAGGATTCGGAGTTCAAATTCAACGGCCGGTCCGCGGGAGATCTCAAAGACCGATTCAGAACATGCTGCCCTGATGAGTTGCGAGGGCAGCTGGTCAAAAAGCGCTCCAAGAATGGGAATGCCCCGACCCCGACGTCTGAGCCAAATCCGCCAAGTGACACTTCGAGACCCAAGAATGGCCTGCACCTCGACGATATCTTGAGTGGCGAACGACCAGGCGTCGTGGCTGCCGAACCAGATCAGCAATCATCGTCAGCACAGCCAGACTCGGACCCGCCACCCAAAATAAGGAAGAGCAGGGCTCACAGAAAAAAAATGGAGGACCTGGTCGAGCTTGGAATTTGCGGCCCTTTCAAGAAATCACACCGTCGGGAACGACGGCCGTTCACCGATGAGGATGACAGGCAGATTCTTCACGGTCTCGAACAATATGGGCCATCGTGGACCAAGATCCAGCGGGATACAAACTACAACTTCTCCAGTCGACAGCCTACCGATCTCCGTGACAGAGTCAGAAACAAGTATCCAGATGTCTACAATCAGATCGAAAAGGGCACTCTCCAGATTGCAGATGCCAGCCGCAGGAACAACTTGCTGGAGCCATCAGTCAACACAACCATCGAGAAGTCGCTAGCTTCTGCCAGTACAAATCCGTTAGAGCCACAGCTGAACCGATCTGGGTCTAAGGAAGAGATGGCGCGATGGACAACAGCCTCGAGCTACTACGAGTCCACGGACTCTTTGCCCGGTCTCACTGGTGTTTTTGATATGAATAATGAGACCGGAGGATCGGGAATCAATATTGGGCGGCTGCTACTGGATGACCCCCAGGCGGTCGGCGACCAGATGAGGCATGATGGCACGTCTAGCAGTGCCTCGCCAGCAGCGGATCCTCGCATACCACAGAACAGATCAGCTGGGTACGAGGTTGGTTGCTAG
- the CHT2_1 gene encoding Chitinase 2 (CAZy:GH18; EggNog:ENOG503NVBP; COG:G), protein MFTKTLVVAALAAAPAFAAPEVNVYWGQTAGSRLSTFCDASGFDYVTVGFLNKSPSQDPSGANWPGTNFGSHCDGVYYKYNGANTNVQSDCGKIAADIRYCQKKGKKVLLSIGGEWKTTANYDLSSEAEGRRFALFVWQAFGPRIAGSTVPRPFDDYYLNAEEGEENFVFDGFDFDIEKSYDANQSMGYIAMISRLRQFMATPQLNPNDRQFLITAAPECPLDDPYYKMKHIIKNSKFDILFVQFYNNPGCHGVTNNNFDTWALHLQSTASSGAKIFIGLPGSTNAVQNGEASGYLTPTNLRTVINKFKDSAAFGGVMIYDATYGASNIVSGSSPAGLNYYQYARSLLGGYTHTVTPPAPTPTACVREYSVKSGDYCYQIAARAGIDLSDLNAFNPGLNCNILGLGQKLCIKRGIPKPTSSSSTILSTTSSTTVSSTTVSTTVSSTETSTTTVSSTETSATSTESSTISTESATEPATASETVTETETITANEPDITTTTVETSAEPTGITYTEDFTSTETESVTVTDIIPTTTSTISTESSTAESATESVTESATESVTESATVTETETITTSPTLTESATATETASETESYCEDDETTTSETTTATETASGTETVTATESATESATTSEAETITASATLTASETEVTTVSETATETESYCEDDETTETATATASETESAVVSGTETATASETEAVTETATASETESAVVSVTETATASETEAVTETATASETESAVVSVTETATASETEAVTETATASETESVIETATASETEAVTETVTASETESATETVTASETGSVIASETTTDGPVITPSESFTTSTIYSTTTFTVTSCEPSVTSCPGRVVTKTIAIGTTVCPVTTTDAPVITSSSSLPAGYTTSTIYSTKTLTLTSCAPTVTNCPAGSTTTVVVPIGTTVCPISEAEATSTPVPAVPGMETSSKPAIKVITDVPAEEETTTSTTTFVQQLTTIITVPKPDVTATSKPAGGDEGVVIKPTPSGGFPYSSGYVKPIASATQQPVTAGAGRNGVVLGGVIAAALVLAF, encoded by the exons ATGTTCACCAAGACTCTCGTCGTTGCCGCCCTGGCCGCGGCTCCCGCTTTTGCTGCTCCCGAAGTCAATGTCTACTGGGGTCAGACCGCCGGCTCAAGGCTTTCCACCTTCTGTGATGCTTCTGGATTCGACTATGTTACCGTTGGTTTCCTCAACAAGTCCCCCTCCCAGGACCCCTCGGGAGCCAACTGGCCGGGTACCAACTTTGGAAGCCACTGCGATGGAGTGTACTACAAGTACAACGGTGCCAACACCAACGTCCAGTCCGACTGCGGAAAGATCGCTGCCGACATCAGATACTGCCaaaagaagggcaagaaggtccTTCTCTCCATTGGTGGAGAGTGGAAGACGACCGCCAACTACGACCTCAGCAGCGAAGCCGAAGGACGTCGCTTTGCCTTGTTCGTGTGGCAAGCCTTCGGTCCTCGCATCGCCGGCTCCACCGTCCCAAGACCGTTTGATGATTACTACCTCAATGccgaagagggcgaggagaacTTCGTCTTTGATGGGTTTGACTTCGATATCGAGAAGAGCTACG ACGCAAACCAGTCAATGGGCTATATCGCCATGATTAGCCGTCTGCGCCAGTTCATGGCGACACCACAACTCAACCCAAACGACCGCCAGTTCCTGATTACCGCCGCTCCCGAATGCCCTCTGGATGATCCGTATTACAAGATGAAGCACATCATCAAGAACAGCAAGTTTGACATTTTGTTCGTCCAGTTTTACAACAACCCAGGATGCCATGGcgtcaccaacaacaactttgACACTTGGGCCTTACATCTCCAATCGACCGCCAGCAGTGGTGCAAAGATTTTCATTGGATTGCCTGGAAGTACCAATGCTGTTCAAAACGGTGAGGCGAGTGGCTACCTCACGCCCACCAACCTCCGAACTGTCATCAACAAGTTCAAGGACAGCGCTGCATTTGGTGGTGTCATGATCTATGATGCCACCTATGGCGCGAGCAACATCGTTTCAGGCTCCAGCCCAGCTGGATTGAACTACTACCAGTATGCTCGAAGCCTTTTGGGTGGCTACACCCACACCGTCACGCCCCCGGCTCCCACACCGACCGCTTGCGTGCGTGAGTATAGTGTCAAGTCTGGTGACTACTGCTATCAGATTGCTGCCCGTGCCGGTATTGATCTCAGCGATCTCAATGCCTTCAATCCTGGTCTCAACTGCAACATCCTCGGACTTGGGCAGAAACTTTGCATCAAGCGTGGTATCCCCAAGCCtaccagctccagctccaccatcttgagcaccacttcttccacCACTGTGAGCAGCACCACTGTCAGCACTaccgtctcctccaccgaGACCAGCACTACTACCGTCTCCTCTACCGAGACCAGCGCCACCTCTACCGAGTCCAGCACCATCTCTACCGAGTCTGCCACTGAGCCTGCCACTGCCAGCGAGACCGTCACCGAGACTGAGACCATCACTGCCAACGAGCctgacatcaccaccacaaccgtTGAAACCTCTGCTGAGCCTACTGGCATCACCTACACTGAGGATTTTACCAGTACTGAGACTGAGAGTGTGACCGTGACCGATATCATCCCGACCACCACAAGCACCATCTCTACCGAGTCCAGCACCGCTGAGTCTGCCACCGAGTCTGTCACTGAGTCCGCCACCGAGTCTGTCACCGAGTCCGCCACTGTCACCGAGACTGAGACCATTACCACCAGCCCTACTCTCACCGAGTCTGCCACTGCCACCGAGACTGCCAGCGAGACTGAGAGCTATTgcgaggatgacgagaccaccaccagcgagaCTACCACTGCCACCGAGACTGCGAGTGGAACAGAGACCGTCACTGCGACCGAGTCTGCTACCGAGTCTGCTACTACCAGCGAAGCCgagaccatcaccgccagtGCTACTCTGACCGCTAGCGAGACTGAGGTTACTACTGTTAGCGAGACTGCCACTGAAACTGAAAGCTACtgcgaggatgatgagacCACCGAGACTGCCACTGCAACCGCTAGCGAGACCGAGTCTGCTGTTGTCAGTGGGACTgagaccgccaccgccagcgaGACTGAGGCCGTCACTgagaccgccaccgccagcgaAACTGAGTCTGCTGTTGTCAGTGTGACTgagaccgccaccgccagcgaGACTGAGGCCGTCACTgagaccgccaccgccagcgaAACTGAGTCTGCTGTTGTCAGTGTGACTGAGACCGCTACCGCCAGCGAGACTGAGGCCGTCACCGAGACCGCTACCGCCAGCGAGACCGAATCTGTCATCGAGACCGCTACCGCCAGCGAAACTGAGGCCGTCACTGAGACCGTCACTGCCAGCGAGACCGAGTCTGCGACTGAGACCGTCACTGCCAGCGAAACCGGGTCTGTTATTGCCAGCGAGACCACCACTGACGGCCCCGTCATCACACCCTCAGAgagcttcaccacctccaccatctactccaccaccaccttcaccgtGACCTCGTGCGAGCCCTCTGTCACCTCCTGCCCCGGCCGCGTCGTGACCAAGACCATCGCCATCGGCACAACCGTCTGCCCCGTCACCACGACCGACGCTCCCGTCatcacctcttcctcctccctgccCGCGGGTtacaccacctcaaccatcTACTCCACCAAgaccctcaccctcacctcgTGTGCTCCCACCGTGACGAACTGCCCGGCGGGTAGCACCACCACTGTCGTCGTCCCAATCGGAACAACTGTCTGCCCTATCTCCGAGGCGGAGGCCACTTCCACTCCTGTCCCCGCTGTTCCAGGCATGGAGACTAGCTCCAAGCCAGCAATCAAGGTGATTACTGATGTccctgctgaggaggagacgacGACCTCCACCACGACCTTCGTCCAGCAGTTGACTACTATCATCACTGTGCCCAAGCCTGATGTCACTGCTACTTCCAAGCctgccggtggtgacgagggaGTTGTTATCAAGCCTACGCCCTCGGGTGGATTCCCTTACAGCAGTGGGTATGTCAAGCCTATTGCCTCAGCTACGCAGCAGCCTGTGACTgctggggcggggaggaatGGGGTTGTTTTGGGAGGTGTTATTGCTGCTGCCCTTGTCTTGGCTTTTTAA
- a CDS encoding uncharacterized protein (EggNog:ENOG503P6YW; COG:S), giving the protein MHIRKALQLFVLGLSAASVAEATFVSPRLARHERALQRRQDDGGDAPPNSASDPADEPPAPSTSDAPVTTPSTSSTTPPPPVTSSTPPPPEETSISVTSSTTTTTSPRPGNPVSSSSTSSTTAPPDPDASDEPTTHVQTITRTIVTTNPDGQETTVIDEVVTTSTSVPLPNGGGGNGGDTGMSTTTRDTVIGVVVGVGGAVVLAGLGFVAWRIWGKKKQQEEQDTLMDDYSAVGEKPDTIGSTSTRTPFQSTLESYHAPTHVNTASNF; this is encoded by the coding sequence ATGCATATCAGAAAAGCCCTTCAACTATTCGTTTTGGGGCTGTCGGCCGCCTCTGTCGCCGAAGCTACGTTTGTGAGCCCAAGACTCGCCCGACATGAAAGAGCTCTCCAGCGAAGACAAGACGATGGCGGCGATGCGCCGCCCAACTCTGCCTCTGACCCTGCCGACGAACCACCGGCGCCATCGACGTCAGATGCCCCAGTGACAACACCAAGCACTagctcaacaacaccaccaccacccgtcacatcatcaaccccgccgcctcctgaGGAAACTTCCATTTCGGTCACTTCCAgcaccacgacgacgacaagccCTCGGCCAGGCAACCccgtctcttcctcctccacatcgtCGACCACCGCCCCGCCAGACCCCGACGCAAGCGATGAGCCCACCACCCACGTCCAGACCATCACCAGAACCATCGTGACTACTAATCCCGATGGTCAGGAAACGACGGTCATCGATGAAGTTGTGACTACCTCGACCTCGGTACCACTGCCAAACGGAGGTGGCGGTAATGGCGGCGACACGGGTATGTCCACAACGACGCGCGACACGGTGATCGGCGTGGTGGTCGGTGTCGGCGGCGCTGTTGTTTTGGCTGGTCTGGGTTTTGTTGCCTGGAGGATTtggggcaagaagaagcagcaggaggagcaagacACCTTGATGGACGATTACAGCGCAGTTGGCGAGAAGCCAGACACGATTGGATCGACCAGCACACGCACTCCCTTCCAGAGCACACTCGAGAGCTACCACGCGCCGACACATGTCAACACGGCATCGAATTTCTAA